AGTTCGTACTTGAACCGAACCTCGCTGGAGCGAGACACCATCGCGCAGATGATGCGTGATGAGACATGGATGACGGCACAGGAGGCGTTGGACAATGGATTCATCGATGAAATCATCACTTCATCGGAAGTACAGGCCGCCGTAAATGGTCACCTGCTGGTGGTAAACAGTATCCACCATGATCTGTCCCAGTTCAAAAATCTGCCCAGCGCGTTACCCAAAACCAGCCCACAAGCTGGTTTTTTAAATACAGCCTATAAAGGCCAAAAGCAACAATCCAAAAAGGAGGATATCACTTTGAAAACGATCGATGAATTGAAACAAGCTTACCCTGATTTGGTCGCCCAAATTGAAAATTCAGCGAAGGAAGCAGGGGCGAAGGCCGAGCGGGAGCGTATCAAGGCGATCGAAGAGATCAGCAACACCATTGCCCCTGAACTGGTCAACAAAGCAAAGTTTGAGCAGCCGATGAATGCACACGAGTTGGCATTTGAGGCATTGAAAAACGATGCCGCAAAAGGTCGCCGCTATTTGAACGATGCCGAGGCCGATAATGCCGATTCTGGTGTCGATGGTGTTGATGGCCAACCTGCTGACACAACCGGCGGCGACAAGAAAGAAGAAGTGAAAAACGTGGTTAACATGTTGGCAAATTTCTTGAATAAAGGAGTGAATTAATCATGCAATTGAACACAAACACAGGAAATTTCACGCCAGACAATCTGATTGCGGGTATCGATGTACCTCAACAGGTTAAGGCGGTAACTTTGAAGTCCGGTCAAGGCGTTGTCGCCCGTGGAACGGTACTGGGTATCGTCACTGCTGACGGTTTGGCGGTAAAGGTAAACAGCGCAAATGCCGACGGCAGCCAAACAGCCGACTGCATCCTGGTGAATGACGTGGACACCACGGCAGGCAACGTCGTGGCAGAGGCGTACATCAGCGGGCAATTTAACCGCAAGGCGCTGATCTTTGGCGGTAGCGATACGGCTGCCCAGCATGAGACGACGCTTCGGGAGCGCGGCATCTTCCTGAGCGACAATATTTCCTACTAAGGAGGTTGATTCCATTGAACACTATCAATATCTATGACACTCGTACCATGATGCAGGCGATCGAGCAGATGAAGCCTGCTCGCACATTCTTCCGTGATACCTTCTTCCCTACCGTAGAGACCTTTGTCACGGAAAAAGTAGACGTCGAAACAAAGAAGGGCAAACGGGTAATGGCCCCGTTCGTGTCCCGTAATCGCGGCGGCATTATTGTCGGCCGTCAAGGTTTCCGTACGGACACCTACGAAACGCCGTACATTGCACCTCAGCGCGTGCTCACAAAGAACGACATCAACAAGCGCATGATGGGAGAAAACATCTACAGCACACGTACACCTGAACAGCGCGCGCTCGAGTTGCTGGCGAAGGACATCACAGATCTTTCCAACATGATCACTCGGACCGAAGAGTGGTTTTGCCGTGAGATCCTGATCAACGGCCGCGTTACGATCAAGGGTTGGGTCGATAAAGTCGGTGGCACTGACTTCGTGGAAGATGAGATCGACTACGAATTCACGAACAAAGAGACGCTGTCCGGCACCACCGCGTGGGATCAATCCACCAGCAAAAAATATGATGACCTCAAACGCATTCGCCAAGAGATCATTCAAAACTCGGGCGTTAATCCGAACATCGTTATCATGGCAAGCAACGTGGCGGACTTGTTTATTAACGATGCAGCGGTCCAGAAGCTGCTTGACATCCGAAACCTGACGATCGGCACCATTCAGCCAAGTGTTCAGATGGATGGCCTGACGTACATCGGTACGCTGACCAGCCTGGGACTTGAGCTGTACACCTACGATGAGTGGTTTTTGGATGAAAACGGTGTCGAGCAACCCATGATGCCAGCTGATCATCTGATCATGGGTCGCCGCGGCCTTGGATCCCGCCTGTACGGTGCGGTCACTCAGGTCGAGCAAAGCGACGGTGAGTTCCACACCTATGAGGGAACGCGGATCCCGAAGGTCTGGACGGACGTGAACAACGATCAGAAGATGATCCGCCTGGCGTCTCGTCCGCTGCCGAAGCCGGAAGACGTGGATTCCTGGTTTGTTTTGAAAGTGAAGTAAGAAAGGGGATAAACATCCATGGATGTCTTGGTGAAACGTTATCGTGTGCGGCATAACGGTGTTGTTTATGGTCCTGGACAACTAGGCGGCCAATTGATCGAGGGTCTCTCCGAAGAGGAAGGGACCCTTTTGATCGAAAAGTCGAATGGCAGCATTGAACAGTACCACTTACCAAAGAAGGGAAAACGTCCTGAAAAGGCAGCAGAACCGGAAGACGATGATGATCTT
This sequence is a window from Brevibacillus composti. Protein-coding genes within it:
- a CDS encoding head maturation protease, ClpP-related; its protein translation is MSRFWEFKNISDTEAELLLYGNIASQKPWWDEGDTVTPKQFAEDLRALGTKSNITVRINSVGGDVFAAHAIFTQLRMNPANITVIIDGIAASSATIVAMAGDTVKMPSNALFMIHDPLLALWGYYNSADFEKFMDTLETVKESIISSYLNRTSLERDTIAQMMRDETWMTAQEALDNGFIDEIITSSEVQAAVNGHLLVVNSIHHDLSQFKNLPSALPKTSPQAGFLNTAYKGQKQQSKKEDITLKTIDELKQAYPDLVAQIENSAKEAGAKAERERIKAIEEISNTIAPELVNKAKFEQPMNAHELAFEALKNDAAKGRRYLNDAEADNADSGVDGVDGQPADTTGGDKKEEVKNVVNMLANFLNKGVN
- a CDS encoding head decoration protein, producing MQLNTNTGNFTPDNLIAGIDVPQQVKAVTLKSGQGVVARGTVLGIVTADGLAVKVNSANADGSQTADCILVNDVDTTAGNVVAEAYISGQFNRKALIFGGSDTAAQHETTLRERGIFLSDNISY
- a CDS encoding major capsid protein, producing MNTINIYDTRTMMQAIEQMKPARTFFRDTFFPTVETFVTEKVDVETKKGKRVMAPFVSRNRGGIIVGRQGFRTDTYETPYIAPQRVLTKNDINKRMMGENIYSTRTPEQRALELLAKDITDLSNMITRTEEWFCREILINGRVTIKGWVDKVGGTDFVEDEIDYEFTNKETLSGTTAWDQSTSKKYDDLKRIRQEIIQNSGVNPNIVIMASNVADLFINDAAVQKLLDIRNLTIGTIQPSVQMDGLTYIGTLTSLGLELYTYDEWFLDENGVEQPMMPADHLIMGRRGLGSRLYGAVTQVEQSDGEFHTYEGTRIPKVWTDVNNDQKMIRLASRPLPKPEDVDSWFVLKVK